The Arthrobacter russicus genome has a segment encoding these proteins:
- a CDS encoding SDR family NAD(P)-dependent oxidoreductase, with product MPADQLAAEQLTAEQLTAEQIEAAVRVLGAVHLLDEEDPRYVAVRRATGKMFKAVKRYRRTSKRDAVNAADQAVIALTATAAPDRIDDETRGNKLQSSATGEIAGTLIRPRPCYICKQPYTQVDYFYHQLCPECAAFNHAKRDARTDLTGRRALLTGGRAKIGMYIALRLLRDGAHTTITTRFPQDAARRFAAMEDSADWLHRLEIVGIDLRDPAQVMALTDSLNEAGPLDIIINNAAQTVRRSPGAYQPLVEAENEPLPDDLAGKMPRILTFGHAHDKHPLALASSVNEHPVLAADAITSLALSTGSATLDRIEAGTAIDAGGLVPDLATINSWTQVVDQVDPLEMLEVQLCNVTAPFLLVSRLRPAMRRSTARRKYIVNVSAMEGQFSRAYKGPGHPHTNMAKAALNMMTRTSSQEMLDTDGILMSAVDTGWITDERPHYTKVRLAEEGFHAPLDLVDGAARVYDPIVMGEAGTDLHGSFLKDFKPSPW from the coding sequence TTGCCCGCGGACCAGTTGGCCGCAGAACAGTTGACCGCAGAACAGTTGACCGCAGAACAGATCGAAGCCGCGGTGCGCGTGCTCGGCGCGGTGCATCTCCTGGATGAGGAGGACCCGCGATACGTCGCAGTACGCCGGGCAACCGGCAAGATGTTCAAAGCGGTCAAGCGCTACCGGCGCACCAGCAAACGGGATGCGGTCAACGCCGCAGACCAAGCCGTGATCGCCTTGACCGCGACTGCGGCACCGGACCGGATCGACGACGAGACCCGGGGCAACAAGCTGCAATCCTCGGCGACCGGGGAGATCGCCGGCACCTTGATCCGGCCGCGCCCGTGCTACATCTGCAAGCAGCCGTACACCCAGGTGGACTATTTCTACCACCAGCTCTGTCCGGAATGCGCGGCCTTCAACCACGCCAAGCGCGATGCCCGGACCGATCTGACTGGACGGCGCGCCCTGCTCACCGGCGGCCGGGCCAAAATCGGCATGTACATCGCGTTGCGGCTGCTGCGCGACGGCGCGCACACCACGATCACCACCAGGTTCCCGCAGGACGCGGCGCGGCGCTTCGCCGCAATGGAGGATTCCGCGGATTGGCTGCACCGGCTGGAGATCGTCGGCATCGACCTGCGTGATCCGGCGCAGGTGATGGCGTTGACCGATTCGCTCAACGAAGCCGGCCCGCTCGACATCATCATCAACAACGCCGCGCAGACGGTGCGGCGCAGCCCCGGTGCCTACCAGCCGCTGGTCGAGGCGGAAAACGAACCGTTGCCCGACGACCTGGCCGGAAAGATGCCCCGGATCCTCACGTTCGGCCACGCCCATGACAAGCATCCGCTCGCTCTGGCCAGCTCGGTCAACGAACATCCGGTGCTCGCCGCCGATGCGATCACCTCATTGGCTTTGTCCACCGGCTCGGCCACCTTGGACCGGATCGAAGCCGGCACCGCGATCGATGCCGGCGGCCTGGTTCCGGACCTGGCCACGATCAACTCCTGGACCCAGGTGGTCGACCAGGTGGATCCGTTGGAGATGCTGGAGGTGCAACTGTGCAACGTCACCGCGCCTTTCCTCCTGGTTTCCCGGCTCCGCCCGGCGATGCGCCGCTCCACTGCGCGTCGGAAGTACATCGTGAACGTCTCCGCGATGGAAGGCCAGTTCTCCCGGGCGTACAAGGGTCCCGGCCATCCGCACACGAACATGGCCAAGGCCGCACTGAACATGATGACCCGGACCAGTTCGCAGGAGATGCTGGATACCGACGGGATCCTGATGTCCGCAGTGGACACCGGGTGGATCACCGACGAACGGCCGCATTACACCAAGGTCCGGCTTGCCGAAGAGGGATTCCACGCCCCGCTGGATCTGGTCGACGGCGCAGCGCGGGTCTACGATCCGATCGTGATGGGCGAAGCCGGTACCGATCTGCACGGCAGCTTCCTCAAGGATTTCAAGCCCAGTCCCTGGTGA